Proteins co-encoded in one Nicotiana sylvestris chromosome 7, ASM39365v2, whole genome shotgun sequence genomic window:
- the LOC104222669 gene encoding CAAX prenyl protease 2, whose protein sequence is MYLLINPSENLVEAAFTGDAVSDGGDSEMSKSLAVITCIALAIFYVAILYSPTLILRLPPPDSFQSYMIRRFICAAISSVFSLIACSLILPIQWGKSHLYSVYGIRLDHMWQAVVFPLTLTSLMYAGTLILKLLLLLDSGQEDRENGRSLSLDSIKNIVCEFIESTFSLASDISAWRNYLVAPLTEELVFRACMIPLLLCGGFSTYTVVFLCPIFFSLAHLNHLLEYAQRSGSWPKAFAVVGFQLGYTVIFGSYASFLFVRTGHLTAPLVAHIFCNYLGIPIIISRRTGMVTVASVAGLLGFIWLLFPLTSPHLYNARTDNCMCWHRYCSWS, encoded by the exons ATGTACTTGCTAATAAATCCGTCTGAAAATCTGGTGGAAGCAGCATTTACCGGCGACGCCGTCAGCGACGGCGGCGACAGTGAGATGTCGAAATCATTGGCGGTGATTACGTGTATTGCGTTGGCAATTTTCTATGTTGCAATTTTGTATTCTCCGACGTTGATTCTCCGTTTACCGCCGCCTGATTCGTTTCAATCATACATGATCCGACGGTTCATATGCGCCGCCATTTCCTCTGTTTTCTCGCTCATTGCTTGCTCTCTTATCCTCCCT ATTCAGTGGGGTAAATCTCACCTTTACAGTGTTTATGGCATCAGATTGGATCATATG TGGCAAGCTGTCGTCTTTCCTCTTACATTGACTTCCTTAATGTACGCTGGCACCTTGATCCTCAAGCTGTTATTGTTGCTAGACTCTGGCCAAGAAGATCGGGAAAATGGAAGAAGCTTGTCACTTGACAGTATTAAAAATATTGTTTGTGAATTTATTGAATCGACCTTTTCACTGGCTTCTGATATTTCAGCATGGCGTAATTATCTTGTG GCCCCACTTACAGAAGAGCTGGTTTTTAGAGCTTGTATGATACCTTTGCTTCTTTGTGGAGGATTCAGCACCTATACAGTGGTGTTTCTTTGTCCTATATTTTTCAGTTTAG CTCATTTAAATCATTTGTTAGAATATGCTCAACGAAGTGGCAGCTGGCCCAAAGCTTTTGCGGTTGTAG GCTTCCAGCTCGGCTACACGGTCATCTTTGGATCATATGCTTCTTTTCTCTTTGTTCGAACAG GACATCTTACCGCTCCACTAGTTGCTCATATTTTTTGCAACTATTTGGGCATACCTATAATAATTTCGCGGAGGACAG GGATGGTAACAGTGGCATCTGTAGCTGGGTTGCTAGGTTTCATCTGGCTTCTTTTTCCACTCACCAGTCCTCATTTGTACAATGCCAGAACAGATAATTGCATGTGTTGGCATAGATATTGTAGTTGGAGCTAA